A stretch of the Coprobacillus cateniformis genome encodes the following:
- a CDS encoding PTS sugar transporter subunit IIA has protein sequence MNFLDKLIHKDNHSILAVTHGKVLHIEKIPDHAFSNRLIGDGLAIEINSPHIYAPCTGTINSIASTRHAFTILLENGVEILVHIGLNTSKPNEHDFNYHVNVGDHITPDTHILTLSQQFLHSHQFKVITPIIILNSHEHPIKIMTTSSYTKKGKTLFTYK, from the coding sequence ATGAATTTTTTAGATAAACTCATACATAAAGATAATCATTCTATTTTAGCTGTAACTCATGGAAAAGTTCTGCATATTGAAAAAATACCTGATCATGCTTTCTCTAATCGTTTGATTGGAGATGGCTTAGCAATTGAAATTAACTCTCCCCATATTTATGCTCCTTGTACAGGAACCATTAATTCTATTGCTTCAACACGACATGCATTTACTATACTATTAGAAAATGGAGTTGAAATACTTGTTCATATTGGTCTCAACACATCAAAACCAAATGAACATGACTTTAATTATCATGTCAATGTAGGAGACCATATCACTCCTGACACACACATTCTGACACTGAGCCAACAATTTTTACATTCCCACCAATTTAAAGTTATCACACCTATTATCATATTAAATTCTCATGAGCATCCTATTAAAATAATGACAACATCTTCTTATACAAAGAAAGGAAAAACTCTTTTCACATATAAATAA